The window ATGTAGGCAATGATATTGATTCTGATTTTACAGACTGGGACGACTTTTTTGGAGAAACAGGTGATGCAGAAGAAAACGAAGACTAAAATAACAGTGAAAAGCTCTAGAGATAGAGCTTTTCTATTATTTCATTCACAATGTCTTCCGGTTCTCTGGAGTCTGTACCCACAGTAAACTGTGCTTTACTGTAAAACTGATTTCTTTCAAATAAATGTTTTGCAATAAATTCCGGGAGATCTTCATCAGAAATATTAGCAATCAGCGGTCTTTTTTCTTTCTGTTTTGAAAGCCTTTCTACCAAAGTTCCTACAGAACTTCGTAAAAAAACACTTTTAGAATTATGATTGATGATCTCCATATTATTATAATACACAGGAGTTCCTCCGCCAAGGCTCACCACTACATTTTCATGAGAAGCCAATATCTCTTCCAGGGCCTCTCTTTCCAGCTTTCTAAAGTAAATTTCACCCTTTTTTTCAAATATTTCCGGGATGGTTAATTTATTTCTTCTGGAAATCTCTTTATCGAGGTCAATGAGTTTAAAATTGATTTTTTCGCTTAATATTTTGGAAATGTGAGATTTGCCACTTCCCATGTATCCGATCAATGAAATTACCATGAAATTTTTTTTAACAAATTTGCGAAAAAGTTTTGAGATAAAGAAAAAAGTCATATCTTTGCACCACTTAAAACAAGGGACATTACTTAAATGAAAACTTGTTGCACAAGTGGCCGACTCGGTAGCTCAGCTGGTAGAGCAATACACTTTTAATGTATGGGTCCTGGGTTCGAATCCCAGCCGGGTCACTAGCAATTAAAATTACTTATTCTGTAATTTTATTGCCTGCGTGGTGAAATTGGTAGACACGCCATCTTGAGGGGGTGGTTTCCTAAGGATGTGCTGGTTCGAGTCCAGTCGCAGGCACTGCAAAGAAAATTTTATAATTAATAGTGAAATTTATTTCATTTTAATTGTGGCCGACTCGGTAGCTCAGCTGGTAGAGCAATACACTTTTAATGTATGGGTCCTGGGTTCGAATCCCAGCCGGGTCACAAGTTTACTGAAAAGTAAATTTTTTTCATATTAATATTTTGTGATTTGGTGTTTCAAAGGCTTCCTTCAGGAGGCCTTTGATTTTTGTATGAAGTCTGAAATAATAAATAAAATAAATAAAACTCTCACGGCAGCCGTGAGAGTTTTTTATTTTAAAAAGGATATGTTATGTACTGTATTAATCCAGATGCATATTGTCAATTAATCGTACTCCGTCCACTACAACAACAATAAACGCTCTGAAATTTCTGTCTTTATAAAAGAAATCGGTTTCCTGTAATGTTTTTTCGTCAGCAATCAGAAAGTATTCAAGCTTCATGCCCTGCTGATCGTCAAAAATATCTGCCACTCTTTCCTTGATTTCCGGTATGGTAACGGTTCTGAACCAGTCATTCACTTTTTTTAATGTTTCGTAAATAAGTTTTGAAGCTTCTTTTCTGTCTTCATGAAGCCTCTGGTTTCTTGAGCTTAATGCTAAACCGTTTTCAGCTCTGTAAATAGGAACTCCCGTTATTTTTACAGGAAGGTGTTTTTTCTCTACCATTTTTTTAATAATAGCAAGCTGTTGAAAATCTTTTTCACCAAAATAAGCATTGTCTGGCTGCACCTGTCTGAACAGCTCTTCTACCACAGTTCCCACTCCGTCGAAATGCCCGGGTCTGGATTTTCCTTCCATCTCATTTTCCAGTCCGTCAAAATCATAATGCTGGCTTTCCGTTTTTTCAGGATAAATATCTGCTATCTCAGGGATGTAAACAGCGTCTACAAGCCCGGAATTCTGAAGAATAAGGAGGTCTTTGTTAATATCTCTCGGATATTTTTCAAGATCTTCAGGATTGTTGAACTGGGTTGGATTTACAAAAATTGAAGAAATAACAAGATCATTTTCTTTTCTGGCCTCTTCATACAGGGAAAGATGGCCTTTGTGTAAAGCACCCATAGTAGGGGCAAAGCCAATTCTTTTTCCCATTTCTTTCTGTCTTTCAATGAAATCCTGAAGGACTTTCCTGTTTTTTATAATTTCCATAGTTTATTTTAATGCTATTTCAAAAATACTAAAAATATCGTATAATAATATGTACTTTTAATAATTTGGGAAACGGAATTTTCGTAAAAAAATGTTAATTAAAATAATGTTGGATGTTTTTTTGTAATTTTGCACATTAAAGCATTTTTACAAAAATTAGATAGAAAGTTTATGCCGAATCAAAAAATACTGTACATTACTACAGAGATGTATCCATATCAGGAAGACACAAATATGGCTGCAGTGGTAAACAAAATGGCACTTAAGATGCACCAAGAAGGCAATGATGTAAGAGTTTTTATGCCAAGATTTGGACAAATAAGTGAGAGAAAGTTCCAGCTTCATGAGGTAATCCGCCTATCAGGTATGAATATCATTATCAATGATCTGGATCAGCCTCTGATCATTAAAGTAGCGTCTCTTCCGGGGGAAAGACTTCAGGTTTACTTTATTGACAACGAAGAATACTTCAAAAGAAAACAATATTATTTCGATGATGAAGGAAACCCTTTCGAAGACAATGATGAAAGAGCTATTTTCTTCGCAAGAGGGGTTATTGAAACCATTAAGAAACTGAACTGGGTGCCGGATGTTATTCATTTGAACGGATGGATGTCTTCTTTTGTTCCAATTTATCTTAAAACGTACTACGAATCAGATACTTATTTCAAAGACGCAAAAATTGTACTTTCTCTTTATAACGAGAAAGATGCTGATCTGGATAAAAAGATCGACGAAAAACTTCAGTTTGATAATATTTCAGGATTAAAAGCGTTAGATAATCCAACAATTAAAAGTTTTGTTATCGAAAGTATGAACTATGTAAATGCCGTTGTGAAAGGAGACGAGTTTCTGGATGAAGACCTGGATAAGGCTTTCAACGAAACAGCTGCCGAAAAATCGGAATATCTTGACATAGATTCTATTAATCAACTTTATTAAAAACACATTTTTAATGACTCATACTCTTAAAAGGACCTTCGCCATGCTTTTACTGGCGATTTTCGGAAGTGCAATCCTTTATAACTGTGAACCTGATCCGGATTCTCTTGGTGAGCAGTTGTTTAATAATGATGCTGCACAAGGTAATGAAATTTCCTATGACGTTATTGCGTACAACTATAATAATAATGACTCTATCCGAAGTGATGCTGCCAGATTGATCAGTGGATTGAATGAGAGCGGCGGAGCTTTAACGGTAGGTGTTCTTGGAGCATTTACAGAAAGCCAGTTCGGAATGCAGAGAGCTTCTTACCTTACCCAGTTAAGAATGCCTGTAGATAATTACGATTTTAACGGAGCAAACCCAAAAGTAGACTCTGTAGTTCTTGTCGTAAGACCTCCTGCGAATACCACTTCCAATACGTACTACTTTGAAGGGGATTCATTAAAGACCAATACCTACACAAAAACAGATTTCCCTGTAGACGGTGTGGCTACAGAAGTTTCCATTGAGAAAAAAACGTATCCTGTTCGTAAATACGGTAAAATAGGAGGTGGGTCAAAATCAATGAAGATCAATGTGCATGAGATTACCACATTCCTGGATTCGAATGATGACAGTTTCAAACGTTCCAATAAAACGGTTAGTACTGGTGAACTTCTGGGTTCAGGAGTATTTGACGGTAACGTAAGTGCAATCTCTATTACCAAAAAATCTGATAATTCAGTGGTGTTCACAGGAAATCTTGGTTACAGACTGAAACTGAGCAATACAGACTTTTTCCAGACTCACATTCTTGATAAAAAAGGAAAACCTGAACTTCAGGATGCTTCCAACTTTATCAGATATTTTAAAGGGATCAGAATCTCTGTGGATGAAACGGATAAATACCTTTACCAGTTCTCTCCTAATGACCTGCAGCTTATCATGTATTATAAGTATGATAAAACAGAAAACGGAACCACTACAAGACCGCAGACAAACCTTGTTTTCAATGTAGGAGGTCTTAATGCTCATATCGGACAATATGAATATAACAGAACCGGAACTCCATCAGGAAATGCATTGGCATCCATTAATACTACTGATGGAGATGCGAAACTTTACATTCAGGGAATGGGAGGTCCATCGGCCATTGTAAAAATTCCGGATGCTACCATTGCGGCTCTTAGAGATATCTATAATAAAGATAAAGCCGGTATTTTAAGTGCTAAAATCAGAGTGTATTTAGATCCGGCTAGCTGGAAAAATACCAATTCAACAGAAGACCGAAGATTTACAATAAACCCGATAACGGGTACTCCTGTTGATTTCTCAAAATTAGCCTTTACGTCAGACTTGACAGCGGGACTTGGTTTATATAATTACAACACAGATAAAGGATACTATGATTTTATAGTGACAAAAACCGTTAAAGATCTTGTTGAAGGAAAAACCGAAACCGTTAACGGAGTGGTACAGCCGGTTACTAATAAGCCACTATGGATCAGTGCAGGAACATTTGCTGCCAATGCTACAGGAAACCTTTTGGGAGTTCGTAATACAACAAGAGCATTTGACATGAATAGAGTTATTCTGACAGGTTCATTAGATAAAACAAATGCGAACAGAGTCCAGCTTAAAGTGACTTACGCTACAAAAAAATAAATACAACAAAAACACGAAACGAAATAATATGTGCGGAATAGTAGGATATACAGGTTTTCAAGACGCTTACGAAATTGTAATTAACGGTCTTAGAAGATTAGAATATAGAGGATATGACAGTGCCGGAATTGTTTTAGAAGGTTCAGACAATAAGCTTGAAGTAGAAAAAACAAAAGGTAAGGTTGAGGATTTGGTGAATATTTCGAAAGATTTAAAAGGAACATCCAAAATTGGAATGGGACACACGCGTTGGGCTACCCATGGAGTTCCAAGTGACAGAAATTCCCACCCGCATTTGTCAAATAACGGAAAAATAGCAATTGTACATAATGGGATTATCGAAAACTACGATACCATCAAAACAATGCTTACCGAAAAAGGATTTACTTTCAAATCTGAAACAGATACTGAAGTACTGGTAAACCTTATCCAGTATTTTATGGATCTTAAATCAGAAACTGATTTCCCTACTGCGGTAAGATATGCATTGAACGAAGTATACGGAGCCTATGCTATCACTGTGCTTCATGAAGATTATCCGGGAGTATTGATAGTAGGAAGATTAGGTTCTCCTTTGGCAATCGGAATCGGAGAAAAAGAATACTTCATTGCCTCTGATGCCTCTCCATTTGTAGAATTTACAAAAGAAGCCATTTATCTTGAAGAAGGACACATGGCTACCATTTCCCTTGAAGGAGGAGTGGATATCAGAACCATTAATGACAACTCTAAAATTGAGCCGGAAATCCAGGAGCTTAAATTAAGCCTTGAGCAGATTGAAAAAGGCGGTTATGAGCATTTCATGCTTAAAGAAATCTTTGAACAACCAAAATCTGTACATGATACCATGAGAGGTAGACTCCTGGTAGATGAAGGCGTTATCAAAATGGCCGGAATCTGGGATCATGTGGAAAGATTCAAAAATGCCAACAGAATTATCATTATTGCCTGCGGTACTTCATGGCACGCGGGGCTTATCGGAGAATACCTGATCGAAGAATATGCAAGAATCCCTGTTGAAGTGGAATACGCATCAGAATTCAGATACAGAAACCCAATCATTACAGATAAAGATGTGGTGATTGCCATTTCTCAATCCGGAGAAACAGCCGATACCATGGCTGCTTTGAAACTGGCAAAAGAAAAAGGAGCATTTATATATGGTATATGTAATGTAGTAGATTCTTCAATTGCAAGAATTACGGATGCCGGTTCATATACCCATGCCGGTCCTGAAATTGGGGTTGCTTCTACAAAAGCATTTACGGCACAGCTTACAAT of the Chryseobacterium aureum genome contains:
- the panC gene encoding pantoate--beta-alanine ligase — translated: MEIIKNRKVLQDFIERQKEMGKRIGFAPTMGALHKGHLSLYEEARKENDLVISSIFVNPTQFNNPEDLEKYPRDINKDLLILQNSGLVDAVYIPEIADIYPEKTESQHYDFDGLENEMEGKSRPGHFDGVGTVVEELFRQVQPDNAYFGEKDFQQLAIIKKMVEKKHLPVKITGVPIYRAENGLALSSRNQRLHEDRKEASKLIYETLKKVNDWFRTVTIPEIKERVADIFDDQQGMKLEYFLIADEKTLQETDFFYKDRNFRAFIVVVVDGVRLIDNMHLD
- a CDS encoding glycogen/starch synthase, with the translated sequence MPNQKILYITTEMYPYQEDTNMAAVVNKMALKMHQEGNDVRVFMPRFGQISERKFQLHEVIRLSGMNIIINDLDQPLIIKVASLPGERLQVYFIDNEEYFKRKQYYFDDEGNPFEDNDERAIFFARGVIETIKKLNWVPDVIHLNGWMSSFVPIYLKTYYESDTYFKDAKIVLSLYNEKDADLDKKIDEKLQFDNISGLKALDNPTIKSFVIESMNYVNAVVKGDEFLDEDLDKAFNETAAEKSEYLDIDSINQLY
- a CDS encoding shikimate kinase, translated to MVISLIGYMGSGKSHISKILSEKINFKLIDLDKEISRRNKLTIPEIFEKKGEIYFRKLEREALEEILASHENVVVSLGGGTPVYYNNMEIINHNSKSVFLRSSVGTLVERLSKQKEKRPLIANISDEDLPEFIAKHLFERNQFYSKAQFTVGTDSREPEDIVNEIIEKLYL
- the glmS gene encoding glutamine--fructose-6-phosphate transaminase (isomerizing) encodes the protein MCGIVGYTGFQDAYEIVINGLRRLEYRGYDSAGIVLEGSDNKLEVEKTKGKVEDLVNISKDLKGTSKIGMGHTRWATHGVPSDRNSHPHLSNNGKIAIVHNGIIENYDTIKTMLTEKGFTFKSETDTEVLVNLIQYFMDLKSETDFPTAVRYALNEVYGAYAITVLHEDYPGVLIVGRLGSPLAIGIGEKEYFIASDASPFVEFTKEAIYLEEGHMATISLEGGVDIRTINDNSKIEPEIQELKLSLEQIEKGGYEHFMLKEIFEQPKSVHDTMRGRLLVDEGVIKMAGIWDHVERFKNANRIIIIACGTSWHAGLIGEYLIEEYARIPVEVEYASEFRYRNPIITDKDVVIAISQSGETADTMAALKLAKEKGAFIYGICNVVDSSIARITDAGSYTHAGPEIGVASTKAFTAQLTILTLIAFKLGKHNGNLGNAEFMSLIAELDAIPKKIEEVLNTTHELTQNIAKDFVKATNFLYLGRGYNYPAALEGALKLKEISYIHAEGYPAAEMKHGPIALIDENMPIVIIAPKKGHYDKIVSNVQEIKARKGKIIAVVNKGDRQVSEMADYVIEIPETSECFSPIVASVPLQLLAYYIAVYRGANVDQPRNLAKSVTVE
- a CDS encoding DUF4270 family protein, yielding MTHTLKRTFAMLLLAIFGSAILYNCEPDPDSLGEQLFNNDAAQGNEISYDVIAYNYNNNDSIRSDAARLISGLNESGGALTVGVLGAFTESQFGMQRASYLTQLRMPVDNYDFNGANPKVDSVVLVVRPPANTTSNTYYFEGDSLKTNTYTKTDFPVDGVATEVSIEKKTYPVRKYGKIGGGSKSMKINVHEITTFLDSNDDSFKRSNKTVSTGELLGSGVFDGNVSAISITKKSDNSVVFTGNLGYRLKLSNTDFFQTHILDKKGKPELQDASNFIRYFKGIRISVDETDKYLYQFSPNDLQLIMYYKYDKTENGTTTRPQTNLVFNVGGLNAHIGQYEYNRTGTPSGNALASINTTDGDAKLYIQGMGGPSAIVKIPDATIAALRDIYNKDKAGILSAKIRVYLDPASWKNTNSTEDRRFTINPITGTPVDFSKLAFTSDLTAGLGLYNYNTDKGYYDFIVTKTVKDLVEGKTETVNGVVQPVTNKPLWISAGTFAANATGNLLGVRNTTRAFDMNRVILTGSLDKTNANRVQLKVTYATKK